From a region of the Chthonomonas sp. genome:
- a CDS encoding recombinase family protein — translation MRRILAAFADYERAVIATRTKMGRRESVRKNGTFAGGHGVYGYRPVGNRGEPGSGRLQIVGEEVAAIRLVFEFRAEGLTLAQIADRLTQAGHVTKSGSQFTHVQVYRIMAREDFYRGVSVITKSISSDSVCHEAAL, via the coding sequence ATGCGGCGCATTCTTGCCGCGTTCGCCGACTACGAGCGGGCCGTGATTGCCACGAGGACTAAGATGGGTCGGCGTGAGTCGGTTCGCAAGAACGGCACGTTTGCGGGAGGGCACGGCGTGTACGGATATAGACCCGTCGGGAATCGGGGGGAGCCGGGAAGTGGTCGGCTACAGATCGTGGGCGAAGAAGTCGCGGCCATTAGGTTGGTCTTTGAGTTCCGAGCAGAGGGCCTGACGCTTGCGCAAATCGCAGATCGGTTGACTCAGGCTGGGCACGTGACCAAGTCAGGATCACAGTTCACGCATGTTCAGGTGTATCGCATTATGGCTAGGGAGGATTTCTATCGTGGGGTGAGTGTCATTACAAAGAGTATTTCCTCTGACTCGGTTTGCCACGAAGCTGCTCTATGA